One stretch of Candidatus Bathyarchaeia archaeon DNA includes these proteins:
- a CDS encoding HTH domain-containing protein, with the protein MSMKKDHERMDNLDKCFSLVQQSSAKGGISAIEIGKKLDKHRSTVHKYLTSLQLMGKIESHDGKWFAKTGEQTIKPLEKEIIIELPLPKSDWQRMVLLEDTARMFGEIDDPDNIFKISLDKLKETRTIRITGKNVDDLDLKKVTALIEQANQNSLKASLKGVFRGLKRSGSKGHKQSSET; encoded by the coding sequence ATGTCAATGAAAAAAGACCATGAAAGAATGGACAACTTAGACAAATGCTTCAGTTTGGTGCAACAAAGTAGCGCGAAAGGAGGAATAAGCGCCATTGAAATCGGGAAGAAACTGGACAAGCACAGGTCAACCGTTCACAAATATCTTACCAGTTTGCAACTGATGGGAAAAATCGAGAGCCATGACGGGAAGTGGTTCGCAAAAACGGGAGAACAAACAATTAAGCCCTTGGAGAAGGAAATCATAATCGAGCTTCCATTGCCCAAGAGCGACTGGCAAAGGATGGTGCTTTTAGAAGACACCGCCAGAATGTTTGGAGAAATAGATGACCCCGACAACATCTTCAAAATATCGCTTGATAAACTGAAAGAAACCAGAACCATACGCATAACAGGAAAAAACGTTGATGACCTTGACCTAAAGAAAGTGACAGCACTAATTGAGCAAGCAAACCAGAATAGCCTCAAAGCTAGCCTGAAGGGTGTATTTAGAGGTCTCAAAAGGTCTGGTTCGAAGGGGCATAAACAGTCGTCAGAAACATAA
- a CDS encoding helix-turn-helix transcriptional regulator, with translation MKFKTRIKEFRARYDLTQDDLARTVGVRRETILYLEKGKYNPSLVLAHQIAETLKTTIDELFIFEE, from the coding sequence ATGAAGTTCAAAACCCGAATCAAAGAGTTCAGGGCACGCTACGACCTAACCCAAGACGACCTGGCAAGAACGGTTGGGGTCAGAAGAGAAACAATCCTCTACCTAGAAAAAGGCAAGTACAACCCATCATTAGTCTTAGCGCACCAAATAGCTGAAACACTAAAAACCACAATAGATGAACTGTTCATCTTTGAAGAATAA
- a CDS encoding DUF3795 domain-containing protein, translated as MANPLTADLIAPCGMNCGICKTYLAYSRGVPYKKGAVSHCPGCLVRNKNCAFIKRDCEKTRKKQVRFCYECADMPCPNLARIDALYRARYGMSMVENLNAIQKNGMDAFLKSQAEKYRCPNCGDLISVHDGKCYACGYQGEKPKGNNPKHRWTPTKKVIKK; from the coding sequence ATGGCTAACCCTTTAACTGCGGACCTAATCGCGCCCTGCGGCATGAACTGTGGCATCTGCAAAACCTACCTCGCCTACAGCCGCGGCGTGCCCTACAAAAAAGGTGCAGTCTCCCACTGCCCCGGCTGTCTGGTGCGCAACAAGAACTGCGCGTTTATCAAACGGGACTGCGAAAAAACCCGAAAAAAACAGGTTCGCTTCTGCTACGAATGCGCCGACATGCCCTGCCCGAATCTGGCCCGAATTGATGCGTTGTACCGTGCACGTTACGGGATGAGCATGGTGGAAAACCTAAACGCTATCCAAAAAAACGGCATGGACGCCTTCCTTAAAAGCCAAGCCGAAAAGTATCGTTGCCCAAACTGCGGCGACCTCATCTCGGTGCATGACGGGAAGTGTTATGCGTGTGGCTATCAAGGAGAAAAACCTAAAGGCAACAACCCAAAACACCGCTGGACCCCAACAAAAAAGGTGATTAAAAAATAA
- a CDS encoding site-specific integrase, which yields MKQKLEQTQKSPTQLGKMNITNVMLWMTKNGYEETTVRKVAKLLRNLERSCDTSDPEAVKLHIGKRKVSNGHKQNLIEAYTCFVKSVDAKWQQPFYPRYSKKRKAPKEELVDFLINHARIEMSVKLSMSKDLGTRPIELTWLKLRDIDLATGIVSITGAKHTIGREGKLRTKSLELLKTYIINKRLGANDSLFKTTSENFGNNYRHCRNLIAKKYDKPELKQIQLYDFRRFSGSKAYHQTKSLLFVKQMLGHKHANQTEHYISLFDEASSTWIPVVCRTKEEIEQAIKDDCILVCQADGITYFKKPA from the coding sequence ATGAAACAAAAACTTGAACAAACCCAAAAAAGCCCTACTCAACTCGGAAAGATGAACATAACAAACGTCATGTTATGGATGACAAAAAATGGCTACGAGGAAACCACAGTTAGAAAAGTAGCCAAGCTCCTGAGAAATTTGGAAAGAAGCTGTGACACTTCAGACCCCGAAGCAGTAAAACTTCACATAGGAAAACGCAAAGTCTCCAACGGTCACAAACAGAACCTTATCGAAGCTTATACTTGCTTTGTCAAATCAGTTGACGCAAAATGGCAACAGCCATTTTATCCACGCTACAGCAAGAAACGTAAAGCCCCCAAAGAAGAATTAGTTGATTTTTTGATTAATCATGCAAGAATTGAAATGAGTGTTAAACTTTCGATGAGTAAGGATTTAGGAACACGACCAATTGAGCTAACGTGGCTAAAGCTTAGAGACATCGATTTAGCAACAGGAATTGTATCAATCACAGGCGCGAAACATACAATCGGGCGTGAAGGAAAGCTTAGAACTAAATCGTTAGAGCTTTTAAAAACCTACATCATTAACAAGCGTCTAGGCGCTAATGACAGCCTCTTTAAGACAACAAGCGAGAACTTTGGAAATAATTATCGCCATTGCAGAAACCTCATAGCTAAAAAGTACGATAAACCAGAACTGAAGCAGATTCAATTGTACGACTTTAGACGGTTTAGTGGTTCTAAGGCTTACCACCAAACAAAGAGCCTACTATTTGTTAAGCAAATGCTAGGGCACAAACATGCCAACCAGACCGAACACTACATCAGCCTATTTGATGAAGCATCAAGCACATGGATTCCAGTTGTTTGCAGAACGAAAGAAGAAATTGAACAAGCCATCAAAGACGACTGCATACTCGTGTGCCAAGCAGATGGAATAACATACTTCAAAAAACCAGCATAA
- a CDS encoding DUF4145 domain-containing protein: MAKLYIKSFMCPHCKTKCSFFGKGANHDFVLFCNGCDKGVYFQMPDSRCFPDEYQHTIPIEIDDIVDYYPKNVPYVDQAIPKDVADDYLEAIKCRGVLASKAVVTQCRRALQNACTLNGAPNSDLINQIDDLYNRRIINPTLKDVAHTIRMIGNWGAHPQKDPLKEVAPSDADEVLQFTDEFLDEVFVRPMRIKNFKAKKGIT; this comes from the coding sequence ATGGCTAAACTATATATTAAATCCTTTATGTGTCCGCATTGCAAAACAAAATGCTCTTTTTTTGGAAAGGGCGCAAATCACGACTTCGTTTTATTTTGTAACGGTTGTGATAAAGGTGTTTATTTCCAGATGCCTGATAGTAGGTGTTTTCCAGACGAGTATCAACATACTATCCCAATCGAGATAGACGATATTGTTGATTATTATCCCAAAAATGTACCTTATGTAGACCAAGCAATTCCCAAGGATGTTGCTGATGATTATCTGGAAGCAATTAAATGCCGAGGCGTTTTGGCATCTAAAGCGGTAGTTACACAATGCAGAAGGGCATTACAAAATGCATGTACACTAAATGGCGCTCCAAATTCTGACCTGATAAACCAAATAGATGATTTATACAATAGAAGGATAATTAATCCTACACTAAAAGATGTGGCACATACAATAAGAATGATTGGCAATTGGGGCGCACATCCACAAAAAGATCCTCTAAAAGAAGTTGCACCTTCCGATGCTGATGAAGTGTTGCAATTTACTGATGAATTTCTAGATGAAGTCTTTGTTAGACCAATGAGAATTAAAAATTTCAAAGCCAAAAAAGGGATAACATAA
- a CDS encoding DUF2178 domain-containing protein, whose amino-acid sequence MAGFEWPIILTLNAALIILLGILVIWKNQRDRKAGYPSKDERTSKIQGKAAMGTYWINLAFMISTLMLIIFGDEFFNLPELETGWVVIAIMLVAGISFGLLSWYYAKKGDF is encoded by the coding sequence ATGGCCGGGTTTGAATGGCCAATAATTCTTACTCTAAATGCGGCGCTGATTATCCTGCTGGGAATACTGGTCATCTGGAAAAACCAAAGAGACAGAAAAGCAGGATACCCAAGCAAAGACGAACGCACATCAAAGATACAAGGCAAAGCGGCGATGGGAACCTACTGGATAAACCTCGCATTCATGATTTCCACATTGATGTTAATTATATTTGGGGACGAGTTTTTTAACTTACCAGAGCTGGAAACGGGATGGGTTGTAATCGCCATAATGCTTGTCGCGGGAATCTCGTTTGGTTTACTAAGTTGGTACTACGCCAAAAAAGGGGATTTCTGA